The region atgtggaggaggaggaacgaGCACTGGCTTCGGGGTCATGGTTAGTAGACATACCTTGGAGTGGGCTAAGTTGAGGGTTGAGGAAAAGATTCACATCAACGTCAGTCAGCAACCCACGTTGCTGACTGTCTGTAAGCATTATAcgctcacccagtaaagcttctacATTCAGATCATTTTCTGTTAGAGTAGCGGGGTTATCCTCTGAGAGTGAAATACCGGCAAACACCGAATCATCGAGACCTCCGCTCATAGTCATGAGATCTGGATACTCACCACTCTGTGAAATATCCTCACTCATTCTCACCACTACTTCTTCTTCTTCAGTCCTATCATCCCTAGCAGTACTACTAGTAGTATGGTCACTACTTACTCCACACTCCCCCCGTTAAAAGGCTGGGGATAATACCTCTTCCGTTGTATTCATAAAATATATTACCTCGCCACCCCTCTGATCGGCAGTAGGAGTGGTTGGTACACAATGAGGGATTgtgttactactactacttctatcaCCACAATCTCCACCAACCGGGGCCGTAGGGGGGTGAGTAGGGAGACACACACGCGCAGGGTGTGTGGCGACACCTGTCGCGACCTGGTCGCTACGGCTGGAATCaccagtgtgtgaggggaggttgACACCGTAGTCGACGGGAGTAGGGGGAGAGGACACAGACACTTCCCCCGTGttcgtgtgtatgtgggtggttcCCAAGAATATAAAGATGTTACCACCAGAGGTGGATCTGGTGGGtccaccgctgctgctgctgctgctgctgctgttgctgctgctgctgctgctgccagcttTCTCCAGATAATCTAAAAAAAAGTTTACATTACTAGCATAACATTActaccataacacacacacacacacacacacacacacacacacacacacacacacacacacacacacacacacacacacacacacacacacacacacacacacacacacacacacacacacacacacacacacacacacacacacacacacacacacacacacacacacacacacacacacacacacacacacacacacacacacacacacaccaggaggtcttcacaatagaacagggtgaggtcactgtgctaggagaaagggaggtaaaccaggcggccttggaggagttcgaaattacgagagaggaggtcaagagacacctgctggatctggatgttagaaaggctgttggtccagatgggatctcaccatgggtactgaaagagtgtgcagaggcacttttcctgccactctccatagtgtatagtaagtcactagagacgggagacctaccagaaatatggaagacggcgaatgtggtcccaatatacaaaaagggcgacagacaagaggcactgaactacaggccagtgtccttgacttgtataccatgcaaggtgatggagaagatcgtgagaaaaaacctggtaacacatttggagagaagggacttcgtgacaaatcgccaacatggattcagggagggtaaatcttgccttacaggcttgatagaattctacgatcaggtgacacagattaagcaagaaagagagggctgggcggactgcattttcttggattgtcggaaagcctttgacacagtaccgcataagaggctggtacataagctggagagacaggcaggtgtagctggtaaggtgctccagtggataagggagtatctaagcaataggaagcagagagttacggtgaggggtgagacctccgattggcgtgaagtcactagtggagtcccacagggctctgtactcggtcctatcttgtttctgatatatgtaaatgatctcccggagggtatcgattcatttctctcaatgtttgcggacgatgctaaaattatgagaaggattaaaacagaagaggactgtttgaggcttcaagaagacctagacaagctgaaggaatggtcgaacaaatggttgttagagtttaacccaaccaaatgtaatgtaatgaagataggtgtagggagcaggaggccagatacaaggtatcatctgggagaggaaattcttcaggagtcagagaaggaaaaagacttgggggttgatatcacgccagacctgtgtcctgcagcacatatcaagcggataacatcagcggcatatgccaggctggccaacatacgaacggcattcagaaacttgtgtaaagaatcattcagaactttgtataccacatatgtcaggccaatcctggagtatgcagccccagcatggagtccatatctagtcaaggataagactaaactggaaaaggttcaaaggtttgccaccagactagtacccgagctgagaggtatgagctacgaggagagactacgggaattaaacctcacttcgctggaagacagaagagttaggggggacatgatcaccacattcaagattctgaaggggattgatagggtagataaagacagtctatttaacacaaggggaacacgcacaaggggacacaggtggaaactgagtgcccaaatgagccacagagatattagaaagaacttttttagtgtcagagtggttgacaaatggaatgcattaggaagtgatgtggtggaggctgactccatacacagtttcaagtgtagatatgacagagcccgataggctcatgaatctgtacacctgttgattgacggttgagaggcgggaccaaagagccagagctcaacccccgcaaacacaactaggtgagtacaactaggtgagtacacacattattgttattatttcttacATCAACATTAGCAAACAACATCAATAAGCATCTTAGCACAATATGACTCAACTTAAGGGAAACGTACCTCGTATTATTGCAATAGCCTGTCCTAAGCGCTCATCCCCCTCTGAGTGAGGAGGTCACACCGTTGGAGGCACCAGAGGCACGCGCGGTCATCTTGgattgtgggtgggtgggtgggttgtgaCGGAGTGTTGGCCCTGACAGGTCAAGGGTGAGCTATATACCCCCCGTTCACGAGACGGCCTCCTTACCACACACCTCCAACTCCCTCggccttaataataataataataataataataataataataataataataataataataatacataaggATAATATAAAGAAACAACTTTGGATTTGTTTTTATTAAGAGATGATTGGAAGAAGTAGGTGTGCTATATCTCCACGACATACAGGACATTTATCACATCGTGTTACACAATCCAAACATACAACCATATGCCTACATGGAATGAGAACCGTGTTTATTTCTTGAGAGAAACATACCTTACAATAAAACCTAGCTGCACCATGCACTGCATTCTCTTCCTCTCCTTCATCTACCTCCACTACAGGGGGAACTGGGCGGGAGAAAATAACACCTTGGGATGATAATACTTCTAAGGGAGATTCAGTTACTGCACCTGTGTCCTCACTTTCACCCACACCATCTAAAAACCACAACATAACCTCTACACAGTTAGATTCGCTAAGGAGAGGTAATACATCCTTTTTAATCTTGAGGTATTCTCTTAGTGCACCTCGCAGGGCGATGTAAGGAAATCCTACAGTAGCGGCGAGTCCATTGTAATAATCGAGACCGTGCAGGAGCGCATTTAACAGTGTTTCATCGACTGCCACGGTCGGTTGAGGAGGTGAGACAGGAACTGCATTTTTAATGAAGGCACGATCTTTCTTCAAGTTTAAGTATACACAGCGTGGGTAGTACCGAGCGTGGAGAGTCCAGGGGTCGTCTGAAGGTGTGAAGTTGACAAGTCCACCACCGCAATAAAAGCATCGTATATGGTCTCCAACTCCTAAgaaaaaagaaatatatatatatatatatatatatatatatatatatatatatatatatatatatatatatatatatatatatatatatatatatatatatatgtcgtacctagtagccagaacgcacttatcagcctactatgcaaggcccgatttgcctaataggccaagttttcctgaattaatatattttctctaatttttttcttatgaaatgataaagcttaccatttcattatgtatgaggtcagttttttttattggaattaaaattaacgtagatatatgaccgaacctaaccaaccctacctaacctaacctaacctatctttataggttaggctaggttaggtagccgaaaaagttaggttaggtgaggt is a window of Procambarus clarkii isolate CNS0578487 chromosome 41, FALCON_Pclarkii_2.0, whole genome shotgun sequence DNA encoding:
- the LOC123753326 gene encoding baculoviral IAP repeat-containing protein 8-like produces the protein MAGYKSRLASFGIIWPDMCGQSPAELSRAGFFSCDDPWTLHARYYPRCVYLNLKKDRAFIKNAVPVSPPQPTVAVDETLLNALLHGLDYYNGLAATVGFPYIALRGALREYLKIKKDVLPLLSESNCVEVMLWFLDGVGESEDTGAVTESPLEVLSSQGVIFSRPVPPVVEVDEGEEENAVHGAARLSGESWQQQQQQQQQQQQQQQRWTHQIHLWW